A single genomic interval of Acidovorax sp. 1608163 harbors:
- a CDS encoding imelysin family protein, translating to MHTPFTKTMPVMALLISALGSAASVAQAQAPSSPAAVAAPQAAAAAVAAPQVVAHYAHLVHTSYSDTLTAAKALQTAVTAFTAQPSAATLAEARKTWLAAREFYGQTEAFRFYGGPIDNDNGPEGRINAWPMDESFVDSVQGKPNAGLVNNRKFVINKKNLSAQNERGGEENIATGWHAIEFFLWGQDLSETGPGDRNFEDFVDGKAPNADRRRQYLNVVTELLIDDLTTLVKAWAPDAKNNYRARFVKGNRESVRKMLVGLGSLSRGELAGERLEVALNSQDQEDEHSCFSDNTHRDAVTNALGIQNVWLGQYKQADGTVLMGPSLRDLVAAKDAALAEKTTQQIAASVAAAEGIQAPFDREIIGGKEAPGRQRIQKTIDSLTQQSKDLVAAANAIGITKLTLVQP from the coding sequence ATGCACACACCTTTCACCAAAACCATGCCTGTCATGGCACTCCTGATCAGTGCACTGGGCTCGGCCGCATCGGTGGCCCAAGCCCAGGCTCCTTCCAGCCCAGCGGCGGTGGCCGCCCCCCAGGCTGCGGCAGCCGCCGTAGCAGCCCCCCAAGTGGTGGCGCACTACGCACACTTGGTGCACACCAGCTACAGCGACACCCTTACCGCTGCCAAGGCCCTGCAAACGGCGGTAACAGCCTTCACCGCGCAGCCCTCGGCCGCCACGCTGGCCGAGGCGCGCAAGACCTGGCTGGCGGCGCGCGAGTTCTATGGGCAGACGGAAGCCTTCCGCTTTTATGGCGGCCCCATCGACAACGACAACGGGCCTGAGGGCCGCATCAACGCGTGGCCCATGGACGAGTCGTTTGTGGACAGCGTGCAGGGCAAGCCCAATGCAGGCCTGGTGAACAACCGCAAGTTCGTCATCAACAAGAAAAACCTCTCGGCGCAAAACGAGCGCGGCGGCGAGGAGAACATTGCAACGGGCTGGCACGCCATCGAGTTCTTCCTGTGGGGCCAGGACCTGTCGGAGACCGGCCCGGGCGATCGCAACTTTGAAGACTTTGTGGACGGCAAGGCCCCCAACGCCGACCGCCGCCGCCAGTACCTGAACGTGGTGACCGAGCTGCTCATCGATGACCTCACCACGCTGGTGAAGGCCTGGGCCCCGGACGCCAAGAACAACTACCGCGCCCGCTTCGTCAAGGGCAACCGCGAATCGGTGCGCAAGATGCTGGTGGGCCTGGGCTCGCTCTCGCGCGGCGAGCTGGCGGGCGAACGGCTGGAGGTGGCCCTCAACAGCCAGGACCAGGAAGACGAGCACTCGTGCTTCTCGGACAACACCCACCGCGACGCAGTGACCAACGCGCTGGGCATCCAAAACGTGTGGCTGGGCCAGTACAAGCAGGCCGATGGCACGGTGCTCATGGGCCCATCGCTGCGCGACCTGGTGGCCGCGAAGGACGCGGCTCTGGCCGAAAAGACCACGCAGCAAATCGCCGCATCGGTGGCTGCGGCCGAGGGCATTCAGGCCCCGTTTGACCGCGAGATCATTGGCGGCAAGGAAGCACCGGGCCGCCAGCGCATCCAGAAGACCATCGACAGCCTGACGCAGCAAAGCAAGGACCTGGTCGCCGCTGCCAATGCCATTGGCATCACCAAACTGACCCTGGTGCAGCCTTGA
- a CDS encoding DUF1328 domain-containing protein yields the protein MLHYAVVFLVIALVAAIFGFGGIAAGAVGIAKILFFVFVIMAVVTFVFGLLKRG from the coding sequence ATGTTGCATTACGCAGTTGTTTTTCTGGTGATCGCGCTGGTGGCCGCAATTTTTGGCTTTGGCGGCATTGCCGCGGGTGCCGTGGGCATCGCAAAGATTTTGTTCTTTGTGTTTGTGATCATGGCCGTGGTGACGTTCGTGTTCGGCCTGCTCAAGCGGGGCTGA
- a CDS encoding imelysin family protein, whose product MTHAPQSRTSTPASTRKPLSQAWTLCALLLTVAPALHLAAHAQVKNTPPHAAPTWQREAVPFYDTVHALQGIYGHWGLPRAQAFDRSAQALTNAMAAMCSGNADTNVSKAALESARNAWLSTTRAWEELSAIAIGPVIARRTQRAIDFAPTRPALVEKAIQAQPQGAKAFERIGTPAKGLPALEWLLWTRPAQPGTPACSYAHEVALDVAREATAVAADFARTASSDWGAEEQQEQSTQAMSEFVNQWVGGIERLRWAHMEKPLRAAQGSKPPEYPRSASQDTLAAWAATWKGLSTVTQQPAQAPTPAPGEALVPLETYLRGKGMNPLADKLHQAAQKVDASMAQVQKAGVKGKPAIQQAARDLAALKFLAESEVAPALQVSIGFSDADGD is encoded by the coding sequence ATGACCCATGCACCCCAAAGCCGCACAAGCACACCTGCAAGCACGCGCAAACCGTTGAGCCAGGCATGGACACTGTGCGCGCTGCTGCTGACCGTCGCGCCAGCCCTGCACTTGGCTGCCCATGCACAGGTCAAAAACACGCCCCCCCACGCAGCGCCCACCTGGCAACGCGAGGCCGTGCCGTTTTATGACACGGTGCACGCACTGCAAGGCATTTACGGCCACTGGGGCCTGCCTCGGGCGCAGGCGTTTGACCGCAGCGCGCAGGCACTGACCAACGCGATGGCGGCAATGTGCAGTGGCAACGCGGACACCAACGTATCCAAGGCCGCACTGGAATCAGCCCGCAACGCATGGCTGAGCACCACCCGCGCTTGGGAAGAACTCTCGGCCATCGCCATCGGCCCGGTGATTGCGCGCCGCACGCAGCGCGCCATCGACTTCGCCCCCACACGCCCCGCACTGGTTGAAAAAGCCATCCAGGCACAACCCCAGGGCGCCAAGGCTTTTGAACGCATCGGCACCCCTGCCAAGGGCCTGCCAGCGCTGGAATGGCTGCTGTGGACGCGCCCCGCACAGCCCGGCACGCCCGCCTGCAGCTACGCGCACGAAGTGGCCTTGGACGTGGCCCGCGAGGCCACCGCTGTGGCCGCCGACTTTGCCCGCACGGCGTCCAGTGACTGGGGTGCCGAGGAACAGCAAGAGCAGTCCACCCAGGCCATGAGCGAATTCGTGAACCAGTGGGTGGGCGGCATTGAGCGCCTGCGCTGGGCCCACATGGAAAAGCCCCTGCGCGCAGCCCAGGGCAGCAAGCCGCCCGAGTACCCACGCAGCGCCAGCCAGGACACGCTGGCCGCCTGGGCCGCCACCTGGAAGGGGCTGAGCACCGTGACGCAGCAACCCGCCCAAGCGCCCACGCCCGCCCCCGGCGAAGCGCTGGTGCCGCTGGAGACCTATCTGCGTGGCAAGGGCATGAACCCGCTGGCCGACAAGCTCCACCAGGCGGCGCAGAAGGTGGATGCCTCGATGGCGCAGGTGCAAAAGGCCGGGGTCAAAGGCAAGCCCGCCATCCAGCAGGCGGCGCGCGATCTGGCGGCGCTCAAGTTCCTGGCCGAGTCGGAAGTGGCGCCTGCGCTGCAGGTGAGCATTGGTTTTTCTGATGCCGATGGGGATTGA
- a CDS encoding DUF1513 domain-containing protein, which yields MPMGIEPTAATGQTAPAALQRRTALALMAGLGGLSTWALLPRTGQAAAASTRPNNATHTNNATHTNSATLAAAWEAQGSFHIGLLSVAGLQLRVQAALEVPSRPHGVVALPDGSVLAVARRPGDWMVRWHPGRHTAPLWRWQTAEAAFPDRTFNGHVLAGPDGQTLYTTETDVETGASLVGVRDARTLEKVAEWPTHGMDAHELIWDRHSASSKTGAPTLIVANGGVPTAPETGRAKRDMHRMDSSLVRLDGTTGELLGQWRLDDPRLSLRHLAWNPAGTVLGIALQAEHDDPALRHAAPVHARFDGQALHAEPQVGHSAQTGASALAEAPVPPVQAPTNLQGYGGSIVATPEGWAVSCPKAGCAVLFNAQGLRTGQIALAEVCALASDGARLWAGGLGQSLLLQRVPGAPVSTQALTHPGALHQARLDNHWGLVQAV from the coding sequence ATGCCGATGGGGATTGAGCCCACAGCAGCTACGGGCCAGACTGCGCCAGCGGCGCTGCAGCGCCGCACCGCCCTGGCCCTGATGGCAGGCCTGGGGGGGCTGAGTACCTGGGCGCTGCTGCCCCGCACAGGGCAGGCTGCCGCAGCCAGCACCCGCCCCAACAACGCCACCCACACCAACAACGCCACCCACACCAACAGCGCCACCTTGGCCGCGGCGTGGGAGGCGCAGGGCAGCTTTCACATTGGGCTGCTGTCGGTGGCGGGCCTGCAGCTGCGCGTGCAAGCGGCGTTGGAAGTGCCCTCGCGCCCCCACGGGGTGGTCGCCTTGCCCGATGGATCGGTGCTGGCCGTGGCCCGCCGCCCTGGTGACTGGATGGTGCGCTGGCACCCGGGCCGCCACACAGCACCGCTGTGGCGGTGGCAGACCGCCGAGGCTGCGTTTCCAGACCGCACCTTCAACGGCCATGTGCTGGCGGGCCCAGACGGCCAAACGCTCTACACCACAGAAACCGACGTGGAAACCGGCGCCAGCCTGGTGGGCGTGCGCGATGCGCGCACGCTGGAGAAAGTGGCCGAATGGCCTACCCATGGCATGGATGCGCACGAGCTGATCTGGGACCGCCACAGCGCCAGCAGCAAAACCGGCGCCCCCACCCTCATCGTGGCCAACGGTGGCGTGCCCACGGCCCCCGAAACCGGCCGTGCCAAGCGCGACATGCACCGCATGGACTCATCGCTGGTGCGGCTGGATGGCACCACCGGCGAGTTGCTGGGCCAGTGGCGGCTGGACGACCCGCGCCTGAGCCTGCGCCACCTGGCCTGGAACCCGGCGGGCACGGTGCTGGGCATTGCGCTGCAGGCTGAGCACGATGACCCGGCCCTGCGCCACGCCGCCCCCGTGCACGCCCGCTTTGATGGGCAGGCGTTGCACGCAGAGCCCCAGGTGGGCCATTCAGCGCAGACTGGAGCCAGTGCGCTGGCGGAGGCCCCCGTGCCCCCTGTGCAAGCGCCGACCAACTTGCAGGGCTATGGCGGCAGCATTGTGGCCACGCCCGAGGGCTGGGCCGTGAGCTGCCCCAAGGCAGGCTGCGCAGTGCTGTTCAATGCCCAAGGGCTGCGCACCGGGCAGATTGCGCTGGCAGAAGTGTGCGCGCTGGCATCCGACGGGGCCCGGCTGTGGGCCGGTGGCCTGGGCCAGAGCCTGTTGCTCCAGCGGGTGCCTGGAGCCCCCGTCAGCACGCAGGCACTCACCCACCCGGGCGCGTTGCACCAAGCCAGGCTAGACAACCATTGGGGACTGGTCCAGGCTGTCTGA
- a CDS encoding FecR family protein, translated as MTHHPPTPQLLGRTEDELRWHRRRGLLQAAAAWAATGGWMAAQAQSRSNIVELRGDVLRNGQALTAHDSIATGDRIETGPGSTAVFAVGSSAFMLRQNTRVALEGDGKGEESTTVKVLRLLTGAVASVWGKGTDRQVALPTLTAGIRGTGVYAEVFPEQALRGYFCNCYGTVDLAAGSESLVSQSVYHQSFWAETAPRNGRLLTPAGAINHTDEELEFLASLIGQRTAWQIAGRKGTKDGSGQMNYPAPASAAPKPARTVQPSYGENSPY; from the coding sequence ATGACACACCACCCTCCGACGCCCCAACTACTGGGCCGAACTGAAGACGAGCTGCGCTGGCACCGGCGTCGCGGCCTGCTGCAAGCCGCCGCCGCATGGGCCGCCACCGGTGGCTGGATGGCAGCGCAAGCCCAGTCCCGCAGCAACATCGTTGAGCTGCGCGGGGACGTGCTGCGCAATGGCCAGGCGCTGACGGCACACGACAGCATTGCCACGGGCGACCGCATTGAGACCGGCCCAGGCTCCACTGCCGTATTTGCCGTGGGCAGCAGCGCCTTCATGCTGCGGCAGAACACGCGTGTCGCGCTCGAGGGCGACGGCAAGGGCGAGGAGTCCACCACCGTCAAGGTGCTGCGTTTGCTGACCGGCGCAGTGGCCAGCGTGTGGGGCAAGGGCACAGACCGGCAAGTGGCCCTGCCCACCCTCACCGCAGGCATCCGGGGCACAGGGGTGTATGCCGAGGTGTTCCCCGAGCAGGCCCTGCGGGGCTATTTCTGCAATTGCTATGGCACGGTGGACCTGGCCGCTGGCAGCGAAAGCCTGGTCAGCCAGTCGGTGTACCACCAATCCTTCTGGGCCGAGACCGCGCCGCGCAATGGTCGGCTGCTCACGCCTGCGGGCGCCATCAACCACACCGACGAAGAGCTGGAGTTTCTGGCCAGCCTGATCGGCCAGCGCACGGCGTGGCAGATTGCCGGGCGCAAAGGCACCAAGGATGGCAGCGGGCAGATGAACTACCCGGCGCCAGCCAGTGCGGCGCCCAAGCCTGCGCGCACCGTGCAGCCGTCTTACGGCGAAAACAGCCCCTACTGA
- a CDS encoding putative zinc-binding metallopeptidase, with amino-acid sequence MRVFNCDHCGHLVFFDSVQCLHCGSTLAFVPDQLSMAALTPAPQDGPDLWRRMGERGGSAHSGKLYRMCHNRTAHGACNFAVPANDYSPLCVSCRQTRVLPDLSEPANLGRWQQVEAAKRQLFYTLARLGLEPVPGRSGPVFEFLADWPGGPEVLTGHLGGTITLNVAEADDDERARRRIALGEPYRTLIGHLRHESGHFYWDQLVRDGGRLDAFRSVFGDERQDYAQALSAHYAKGNDLGDWAQRHVSAYASAHPWEDWAETWAHYLHLVDLLETAASYQTTVMVPEPHASWLHSMQDPFGTPPPGFDDMVRQWVPLTLLLNSLNRSLGQSDAYPFALSAGAMGKLRFVHELVQSVRLADDARRSDMQ; translated from the coding sequence ATGCGCGTATTCAATTGCGACCACTGCGGTCACCTGGTTTTTTTTGACAGCGTGCAATGCCTGCACTGCGGCAGCACGTTGGCATTTGTGCCCGACCAGCTCAGCATGGCGGCGCTGACCCCTGCACCCCAGGATGGCCCTGACCTGTGGCGGCGTATGGGCGAGCGCGGCGGCTCGGCCCACAGCGGCAAGCTCTACCGCATGTGCCACAACCGCACGGCCCACGGTGCCTGCAACTTTGCGGTGCCTGCCAACGACTATTCGCCGCTGTGCGTCTCGTGCCGGCAGACACGCGTGCTGCCAGACCTTTCAGAGCCCGCCAACCTGGGGCGCTGGCAACAGGTCGAGGCCGCCAAAAGGCAGCTTTTTTACACCCTGGCGCGCCTGGGGCTGGAGCCCGTGCCGGGCCGATCGGGCCCCGTGTTTGAGTTTCTGGCCGACTGGCCTGGCGGCCCAGAGGTGCTGACGGGCCACCTGGGCGGCACCATCACCCTGAATGTGGCCGAGGCCGATGACGACGAGCGCGCCCGCCGGCGCATTGCATTGGGCGAGCCCTACCGCACGCTGATTGGCCATTTGCGGCACGAGTCCGGGCATTTTTACTGGGACCAACTGGTGCGCGATGGCGGCAGGCTCGATGCCTTTCGCAGCGTGTTTGGCGACGAGCGGCAAGACTATGCCCAGGCCCTGAGCGCGCACTACGCCAAGGGCAACGACCTGGGTGACTGGGCGCAGCGCCATGTGAGCGCTTATGCGTCAGCGCACCCCTGGGAAGACTGGGCCGAAACCTGGGCGCACTACCTGCACCTGGTGGACTTGCTGGAAACCGCAGCCAGCTACCAAACTACGGTGATGGTGCCCGAGCCGCATGCTTCTTGGCTGCACAGCATGCAAGACCCCTTTGGCACCCCGCCGCCGGGGTTTGACGACATGGTGCGCCAATGGGTGCCGCTCACCCTGCTGCTCAACAGCCTGAACCGCAGCCTGGGGCAAAGCGATGCCTACCCGTTTGCCTTGTCGGCCGGGGCCATGGGCAAGCTCCGGTTTGTGCACGAGCTGGTGCAGTCTGTGCGGCTGGCGGACGACGCCCGTCGCAGCGACATGCAGTGA
- a CDS encoding BON domain-containing protein produces MKYARALAFAAVTGITVLAATGCSVARDQQTVGAYVDDAGITTSVKAKMAEDKTVSATSISVETLNGTVQLSGFAKSQAEKNQAENIARNTKHVREVRNSIVVRP; encoded by the coding sequence ATGAAATACGCACGTGCCCTTGCTTTTGCTGCCGTGACCGGCATCACCGTTCTGGCCGCTACGGGTTGCTCCGTGGCCCGAGACCAGCAGACTGTGGGTGCCTACGTCGATGACGCAGGCATCACCACCTCCGTGAAGGCCAAGATGGCAGAAGACAAAACCGTTTCCGCCACCTCCATCAGCGTGGAGACCTTGAACGGCACCGTACAGCTGTCTGGCTTTGCCAAGTCGCAGGCCGAGAAGAACCAGGCCGAAAACATCGCCCGCAACACCAAGCATGTGCGCGAAGTGCGCAACAGCATCGTGGTGCGCCCTTGA
- a CDS encoding di-heme oxidoredictase family protein codes for MQRPQAIRRRRAARLAAASTGFAALACLSVGLLTAAPQPDPLGEKTGGETTVFATGRNAFSFPAANLSDEERTRFVIGNSFFRRNWVEAPASTKARDGLGPHFIARSCGGCHVQDGRGEPPAIFNRLGETKDPTVALLIRLSIPGADAHGGPKHEPTYGDQFNNAAIQGVKPEGRVTLRYDTVKGKFADGTPYALQKPAYGFADLGYGPMHPDVMLSPRIAPQIIGVGLLEAIAEADILANAADQAAAAGPIKGTTNQVWDAPSGRMMLGRFGWKANVATIAHQTGGAFVGDMGITSRHFAAEACTPAQKDCLAAPSGQSAAVQGQPGVEIDDKTLADVIFYQATLAPPARRSINDAQVLRGQALFAQAQCATCHRPSYVTQTGPFPHLTSKALSGQRIWPYTDLLLHDMGERLADGRPDFGANGRQWKTPPLWGTGLIKDVNGHTRLLHDGRARGVLEAVLWHGGEAEAAKDQVLKMKKADREALVKFVESL; via the coding sequence ATGCAGCGTCCGCAAGCCATTCGCCGCCGGCGCGCCGCGCGCCTGGCAGCAGCCAGCACCGGTTTCGCCGCCCTAGCCTGCCTGAGCGTGGGCCTTTTGACGGCCGCGCCCCAACCCGACCCCTTGGGTGAAAAAACGGGCGGAGAGACCACGGTGTTTGCCACGGGGCGCAATGCGTTCTCGTTCCCCGCCGCCAACCTCAGCGATGAGGAGCGCACGCGCTTTGTCATTGGCAACTCGTTCTTTCGGCGCAACTGGGTGGAAGCCCCCGCCTCCACCAAGGCCCGCGATGGCCTGGGGCCACACTTCATTGCGCGATCGTGCGGCGGCTGCCATGTGCAGGACGGCCGGGGCGAGCCGCCAGCCATCTTCAACCGCCTGGGCGAGACCAAAGACCCGACGGTGGCGCTGCTGATTCGCCTGTCCATCCCTGGCGCCGATGCGCATGGCGGGCCCAAGCACGAGCCCACCTATGGCGACCAGTTCAACAACGCAGCCATCCAGGGCGTGAAGCCCGAGGGCCGCGTGACGCTGCGCTACGACACCGTCAAAGGCAAGTTTGCCGATGGCACGCCCTACGCGCTGCAAAAGCCCGCGTACGGCTTTGCCGACCTGGGCTACGGCCCTATGCACCCCGACGTGATGCTGAGCCCCCGCATTGCGCCGCAGATCATCGGCGTGGGCCTGCTCGAAGCCATTGCCGAGGCCGACATCCTGGCCAATGCGGCGGACCAAGCCGCTGCGGCAGGCCCCATCAAGGGCACGACCAACCAGGTGTGGGATGCGCCCTCGGGCCGCATGATGCTGGGCCGCTTTGGCTGGAAGGCCAACGTGGCCACCATTGCGCACCAGACGGGCGGTGCGTTTGTGGGCGACATGGGCATCACCTCGCGCCACTTTGCCGCCGAGGCCTGCACCCCTGCGCAAAAAGACTGCCTGGCTGCGCCCAGCGGCCAAAGCGCGGCAGTGCAAGGACAGCCGGGCGTGGAGATTGACGACAAGACCCTGGCCGACGTGATCTTCTACCAGGCCACGCTGGCGCCGCCTGCGCGCCGCAGCATCAACGATGCCCAGGTGCTGCGCGGCCAGGCCTTGTTTGCGCAGGCCCAGTGCGCCACCTGCCACCGACCAAGCTACGTCACGCAAACCGGCCCCTTTCCGCACCTGACGAGCAAGGCACTGAGCGGCCAGCGCATCTGGCCCTACACCGACTTGCTGCTGCACGACATGGGCGAGCGCCTGGCCGATGGCCGCCCTGACTTTGGCGCCAATGGCCGCCAGTGGAAAACCCCGCCGCTGTGGGGCACCGGCCTCATCAAGGACGTGAACGGCCACACCCGCCTGCTGCACGATGGTCGCGCCCGGGGTGTGCTGGAGGCCGTGCTGTGGCACGGTGGTGAGGCCGAGGCAGCCAAAGACCAGGTGCTCAAGATGAAGAAGGCTGACCGCGAAGCGCTCGTGAAATTTGTGGAATCGCTATGA
- a CDS encoding PhoX family phosphatase has protein sequence MSQSSLTTRRKALQFLAGVPMLPLGATAATSFLTACGGGSDSTSASFVSASFTSMAAPTLANPAAMATTTVGSALNVTLSDNSVRSFQLAYQPFFVTGDMVSDGKGGKLLAGGYYDINNKAITDTSVAGSERQFFSDSPDGTSLLTVANAKVDGVKGKPVFAVVQFEYTTWAQDGKTDMYGKLPSPIAVLTLDQDQDTGKLSLVKYHNVDTSKVHGLWITCGASLSPWGTHLSSEEYEPDAFSIASNTMFKAYSKNLYGNEATANPYHYGHMPEVTVNADGTASIKKHFCMGRISHELVQVMPDQRTALMGDDATNSAYFVFVADKEKDLSSGSLYVAKVGSGFSIDPAANSAAALTWIKLGSATSTEIENLANTLKPTDIMTVVSADPKDATFTKIVANGKTEWIKINPGMEKAAAFLETHRYAAFKGASLGFTKMEGTTVNAKDKIAYSALQNVQSSMVAGNAANVPGNGISVPKQLSAGAVMALNLRGSQKDTDGGAINSEWMPVDTKALLAGEDITADALGNTGNPNKICNPDNLKFSEKLRTLFIGEDSSQHVNNFLWAYNVDTKQLSRLMSIPAGGESTGLHAVDEINGWTYIMSNFQHAGDWGSIHSVVKDTLDPMIRANYKNKSGAAVGYLTGTPSQMKLG, from the coding sequence ATGTCCCAATCCTCGCTGACCACCCGCCGCAAAGCACTGCAATTTCTGGCGGGGGTTCCCATGCTCCCCCTGGGCGCAACGGCTGCCACCTCCTTTTTGACAGCCTGCGGCGGTGGTAGCGACAGCACCAGTGCCAGCTTTGTTTCCGCCAGCTTTACCTCAATGGCCGCACCCACGCTGGCCAACCCAGCCGCCATGGCAACCACCACAGTGGGCTCGGCACTGAACGTGACCCTGAGCGACAACTCCGTGCGCTCTTTCCAACTGGCCTACCAGCCCTTCTTCGTCACGGGCGACATGGTGTCTGATGGCAAGGGCGGCAAGCTGCTGGCTGGCGGCTACTACGACATCAACAACAAGGCCATCACGGACACCTCCGTGGCAGGGTCTGAGCGCCAGTTCTTCTCTGACTCGCCCGATGGCACCTCGCTGCTGACCGTGGCCAATGCCAAGGTGGACGGCGTCAAGGGCAAGCCTGTGTTTGCCGTGGTGCAGTTTGAATACACCACCTGGGCGCAAGACGGCAAGACCGACATGTACGGCAAGCTGCCATCGCCCATCGCCGTGCTGACGCTGGACCAAGACCAGGACACAGGCAAGCTCAGCCTGGTGAAGTACCACAACGTGGACACCTCCAAGGTGCACGGCCTGTGGATCACCTGCGGCGCCAGCCTCTCGCCATGGGGCACGCACCTGTCCAGCGAAGAGTACGAACCCGATGCCTTCAGCATCGCCAGCAACACCATGTTCAAGGCCTACAGCAAGAACCTGTATGGCAACGAAGCCACGGCCAACCCCTACCACTACGGCCACATGCCCGAAGTGACCGTCAACGCCGATGGCACGGCCAGCATCAAGAAGCACTTCTGCATGGGCCGCATTTCGCACGAGCTGGTGCAGGTCATGCCCGACCAGCGCACGGCATTGATGGGCGATGACGCCACCAACAGCGCCTACTTTGTGTTTGTGGCCGACAAGGAAAAAGACCTGTCCTCGGGCTCGCTGTATGTGGCCAAGGTGGGCTCTGGCTTCTCCATCGACCCCGCAGCCAACAGCGCCGCTGCGCTCACCTGGATCAAGCTGGGCTCTGCCACCAGCACCGAGATCGAGAACCTGGCCAACACGCTCAAGCCCACGGACATCATGACCGTGGTGAGCGCTGACCCGAAGGACGCCACGTTCACCAAGATCGTGGCTAACGGCAAGACCGAGTGGATCAAGATCAACCCCGGCATGGAGAAGGCCGCAGCCTTCCTCGAAACCCACCGCTACGCCGCCTTCAAGGGCGCCAGCCTGGGCTTCACCAAAATGGAAGGCACCACCGTCAACGCCAAGGACAAGATTGCCTACTCTGCACTGCAGAACGTGCAAAGCTCCATGGTGGCAGGCAACGCAGCCAACGTGCCCGGCAACGGCATCTCGGTGCCCAAGCAGCTGTCGGCCGGTGCCGTCATGGCACTGAACCTGCGCGGCAGCCAAAAGGACACCGACGGCGGCGCCATCAACAGCGAATGGATGCCCGTGGACACCAAGGCTCTGCTTGCAGGCGAAGACATCACCGCTGACGCGCTGGGTAACACCGGCAACCCCAACAAGATCTGCAACCCCGACAACCTGAAGTTCTCGGAAAAGCTGCGCACGCTGTTCATCGGCGAAGACAGCAGCCAGCACGTCAACAACTTCTTGTGGGCCTACAACGTGGACACCAAGCAGCTGTCGCGCCTGATGTCGATCCCGGCAGGTGGCGAATCCACCGGCCTGCACGCTGTGGACGAGATCAACGGCTGGACCTACATCATGAGCAACTTCCAGCATGCTGGCGACTGGGGCAGCATTCACAGCGTCGTCAAAGACACGCTGGACCCGATGATCCGCGCCAACTACAAAAACAAGTCGGGCGCTGCTGTGGGCTACCTCACCGGGACACCCAGCCAGATGAAACTGGGCTAA